The stretch of DNA GATTGGCATTTGGCCAAGATGTGATCTATCTCCCAAACTCCCAAGTCTTTGACCAAGAAATGGGAGAATTCCCACTACCGCTGGCAGGTCAGTTGGGCCGTGAGCGTCTTGGGAACAGGCTTCCCAAGAAGCCAGCTCGAGCTTGGGTCACCATAGAATGAAGGGTACGGCCCTAATCTTGCGTTGGCTTCACCGACTTGTTGGATCGCAGTGAAGGAAAAGGATGTTCAAGTAAATAAAATTCAGAGAAAAATAGTACTGTAGGTCACTAATAGAAACATGTCTGTTATCTCTTTTTGTATTACGTCTGAGGCTTGAATGTATCGAGTAATACGCGCTAAGGCATTTTGTAGAGATGATTAAAAGTAAGATCAAATTCCAGCGAATGTTTTCATTATAATAAAAAGTCAAAGGCCTACTATCGTCACTATAAAAGGTCAATTTTCCCCAATTAGTACTAGACAAATACTGTAAATACTATTTGATCTAAAAACGAAAAGGGGGTAAAAGTAAGATCAAATTCCAGCGAATGTTTGCATTATAATAAAAAGTCAATGGCCTACTATCGTCACTATAAAAGGTCAATTTTCCCCAATTAGTACTAGACAAATACTGTAAATACTATTTGATCTAAAAACGAAAAGGGGGTAAATTCCACAGTTTTCATAGCATTAATTTTTTCCTAATGAACGATATTCGATAGAATCATACAAATAGTAAAGTCGTAGGATCATTTTTTGAAAGAAAACCTGAACCCACGttagaaagaaaaagaagtttCTGATAGCTTTGATTGAGGTTAGGacaaaagaagaaaagcaacTGCTCTACAGTAAATAGATGATAGATTCACGGTTTACAATCATATATAAAATGCAAAATTCATCCTCGTCTTCTCATTGTCAAAATTGAAGAAATCCAAGGTTATCGATAGTCCAGAGATCATTGGCAGTATACACTAGCAAAATAATGTGGCCGGCAACCTTCCAAATCAGCGGATCCTCAGTCGCACAGCGCACACGCATACTGATCTGCTTGTTGCCATAGATACTATTTTTGGCGCATATACTAGCCTTAGAATGATCTAATCTGCAAACTTGATCTTCTTTGGTGCAGCCTGAATCGCACCCACCTGCAACTTACATTGTAAATGTTAAATACACTTTTATGCTTTCCTAATCGGAACTTTCAACACCTAATTCCAGAAGTGTTAGGACGGCATTCCACTTTTCCGTCTGCCTACATAAGTTGTGAAGGTTTCCTTTCTATCTTCTTGAGCTTAAAGCCATTCTCATATGCTGTTTATGATATAACATACAACAGCTTCATGTACTATGAAACACATCTAAAATCTCATATTTTATGTCTCTGAAGGAATGGCTATTTAAACATAGATTTCTCAAGCATGATGCCTTCTTTGCCGTTTTATATGTTTCTGATGGAACAACCATTTTTTTACCATCCTTGAGATTATACAAGCAAATTCCTTAATTTTATTTGTTAACAATTCTTGTGTAATATATCCTATTCAACAAAGACATCATGATCAATCATTAAATGATTTCTCATGCAACGGAAATACTACTCAAATAACTGCCAAATTAGCCAAAGATAAAAAAAAGGTAGTTCCTGGACCAGTTAGTAACATGCAATAAATAAGTAGACTTTGCAGCACAAGATATTAGTACATGTAATAAAGAAACTGTGTCTCTTACCATTTCTGGGCACTTATAATCAATTCCAGCTGCCTCGATCCTCTTTTGCCTCTTTTTGTCACGTTTTAGAATTCCTTCAACCAACCTGTTGTGCTCTTCTAATGTTCTTTCCTGGATAGTTATCAGCATTCATTTAGTTTATATTTAAAAAGGGTCAATGAGACCTCATAGGACTACCAGACCATGTATCTCACATTTTGCACTACTATGTAAACTTGAGAGCTCATAGAACAAAAAGCAATGTATCTCGAACTTTCGCACAATCATGTAAATATCTGTATATCTCACACACGCGCATGGTCAAAACCCCACCTTGTCTTGACGCTTCCTTTCAATTTTAACCCAATCCAACGGTTTGTACCAGCGGTTCACACCTTTCCACCTGGaaccaaatatacaaaatagagcAAAACATTAATTCAACCACGACTTCAGCAAGCCATTATAGTTTTCTTTTTAACAAGTCTTTTGCAAGCCATTACCCTCCCTAAGCAAGGACACGTAGTAGCAGATTCAATTTAATAAGAATGACAAGATTGGAAATGGAAGATTAGTCGCCTAATATTGTTTTAGGCACCAACTCCCCCCTCGCccgaaaagaaaacaaaaaagaaagaacaaaggaaaagaaaagagcgTTGAAGAGCTCTTCCACTTAGCGAtccaaaaaatatgaaattacaaGATGAATTTAATCCATAACAAttcatttaaaaaaatgaaaCTCTTACAATCTGGGATGAACATGTTCAGGAGGAATAAGACGAACTTGCAACAAGTGCTCAAACAATAGATAGTTATGCATAGTATCCGCAACCACTTTAGCAACCTGCAATTGTCCCAAAAAAACAAGATAAGATAATAGAAAGAAAATGTCCGGATGGATTCTGGGATTCTGTAAATACGGATAAATTGCTCAGGAATAGGAACAACCTCAGGGGACTCAAATTCTATGAAGCCAAAATGCTTTGATTTTCCTGTCTGTCATGAGGAAAAGACACAAGATAACAGAAGGAAGGACAAAATCAAAAGATTACTGCATAGAAAGACAATAAGAAAGATACAAGTGTATTGTGAACAGAAATTTAAAGGATAAATCTGACTCGAAGCCCTTAGTTCCTAAGCCACACATAATTTCCTGTCTGTCATGAGGAAAAGACACAAGATAACAGAAGGAAGGACAAAATCAAAAGATTACTGCATAGAAAGACAATAAGAAAGATACAAGTGTATTGTGAACAGAAATTTAAAGGATAAATCTGACTCGAAGCCCTTAGTTCCTAAGCCACACATAATTTCCTGTCTGTCATGAGGAAAAGACACAAGATA from Nicotiana tomentosiformis chromosome 11, ASM39032v3, whole genome shotgun sequence encodes:
- the LOC104106631 gene encoding uncharacterized RNA-binding protein C1827.05c-like; amino-acid sequence: MGGAKARKKDITKKLKKGATELSASKNKAADFLPLEGGPARKLPDIEVRESKATVLYIGRIPHGFYENEMEGFFKQFGTIKRLRLARNKKTGKSKHFGFIEFESPEVAKVVADTMHNYLLFEHLLQVRLIPPEHVHPRLWKGVNRWYKPLDWVKIERKRQDKERTLEEHNRLVEGILKRDKKRQKRIEAAGIDYKCPEMVGAIQAAPKKIKFAD